From the Theobroma cacao cultivar B97-61/B2 chromosome 2, Criollo_cocoa_genome_V2, whole genome shotgun sequence genome, one window contains:
- the LOC18608618 gene encoding uncharacterized protein LOC18608618 — MNWSAGSKAWIVAASIGAVEALKNHNHAMKSLNQHAKNSVRSFSQAKKLSSSAMASSKKTKQADDSLRKVMYLSCWGPY, encoded by the coding sequence ATGAATTGGAGTGCAGGAAGCAAAGCGTGGATTGTTGCAGCAAGTATTGGAGCTGTTGAGGCTTTGAAAAACCACAACCACGCAATGAAGTCCCTTAACCAACATGCCAAGAATAGTGTTAGATCATTCTCTCAGGCCAAGAAGCTTTCTTCTTCTGCAATGGCTTCTagcaaaaaaacaaagcaGGCTGACGACTCTTTGAGGAAAGTTATGTACTTGAGCTGTTGGGGTCCTTATTGA
- the LOC18608619 gene encoding uncharacterized protein LOC18608619: protein MSSTNRAWVAASMAAVEGLKDQGFCRWNYTMRSLHHHAKNHVRSISQTKKLSSSSSAMVSSKGIDEKTKQAEESLRKVMYLSCWGPN, encoded by the coding sequence ATGAGTTCAACAAACAGAGCTTGGGTAGCAGCTAGTATGGCAGCAGTGGAAGGCTTAAAAGATCAAGGGTTTTGCAGATGGAACTACACCATGAGATCACTGCACCACCATGCCAAGAATCATGTCAGGTCGATTTCTCAGACCAAGAAGCTGTCTTCTTCATCATCTGCAATGGTTTCAAGCAAAGGAATAGATGAGAAGACGAAGCAAGCAGAGGAATCCTTAAGGAAAGTCATGTACTTGAGCTGCTGGGGTCCCaattga